A region of the Apium graveolens cultivar Ventura chromosome 6, ASM990537v1, whole genome shotgun sequence genome:
CATCTTTCATGGTGATGGTATAGCCTTTCTCCATTAGTTGCCCCAAACTCAAGATATTATTTTTCATGTTAGGCACATAATAAACACTTGAAATAAAATTATGATCTCCATTTTTCAAGCGAATTAAGATGTTACCTTTGCTTTTGATGGGCACTCCCGAAGAGTCTCCAAAAGTGATTTTTCCATTCACTTTCTCATCAAGATCCACGAACAAATTTTTATTGCCACACATATGATAACTTGCACCGCTATAAAGATACCACAAATTATCTTCACAATTTACTTCTCCTTTATGCGCTAGAAGCAAAGTGGGCTCATCAACATTGCCTTTATCTTCAACAAAATTAGCTTTCTCCTCCACTTGATTTTTTGAAGCGTGACACTCGGAAGCATAATGACCAAATTTTTgacaattataacatttaacatttgaCTTGCCATACCTTGGTGCAACTCTTCCTCTTCCACGGCCTCTTGAATTTCTTGTCTCGTACAATCTTTCATACTTTTGACTTTCCTCCCTTTATTGGCCATGACCTCTTCCTTGTCCATATAGAAATCCTCTTCCATGTCCTTGTCCAAGACCTCTTTGGCTCCTCATATACCTTCCATTATTATCTTTAAAAGATAACTTTGATTGTAAGGCTTGTTCAATTGGCTCCTTCTTTAACAGTTTTTCTTCATGGGCTTGTAATGATCCCATAAGCTCATCAATAGTCATTTCATCTATATCTTTAGCCTCCTCAATTGCCACAACTTTGTAATTAAATTTAGAGTCAAGTGAACGAAGAACTTTTTCAATAACACGAACATCACTTACCTCTTCTCCATTGCTTTTCATTTGATTGACAACGGTCAAGACCCTTGAAAAATAATCCAAGATTGATTCGGATTCCTTCATTCGCAAAGCCTCAAACTCGCCACGAAGTGTGTGTAGCCGAACTCTCTTTACTTTAGCATCGCCACTAAAAGAAGATTTGAGAGTATCCCAAACTTTCTTTGACGTTGTTGCGGAAGCCACTTTTTGTAACATAGAATCATCCAAACATTGATGAATGATCATGATCGCCTTTTGATCCTTCTTTCTTTGGGCTTGAAGTTGATCTTTTTGAACTTGATTCAAATTTGCTTCATTTTCGGGCACCTCCAATCCTTTCTCCACAATTTCCCACACATCATTTGCTCCAAAGATCGCCTTCATACGAATGCACCAATTCTCATAATTATCTTTGGTGAACTTTGGCATTTGCCATTGAGACATTCCATTTGCCATGATCTCCTTCTTTTTTACACCACACAAGCCTTCTTTGAAGACAAGCAGAAGTAGAACCtttggctcttgataccactttgTTGGAAGAAAGGATCTCACTCAAACTCACACAAGACAATTTAGGAGAAGAAATGTATTACTTGAAAAATTACTTAAATACAAATGACTTGGTACAAGGCTTTATATAGGACTCCATAGAAAGATCTAGATAACTCTTAGACTCCAATAGACATCACTTGACCAAGATACATGTATCTAGATATTACATGTACCTACACCAATACATTGAACATAGAAAAATACTAATACATGTACCAAGATTATTCTAGAGACTCCCAcataattctattattttaatagtcaaaaatatattatttatttttaacacTCCATAATTATCTAGTGGATAAATACTCAAAATTGAAAGCATTGCAGAAGATAGCAGTGGAGAAAAAATTCACAGTTGAGGAATCTGATGCAGCTTCTTATTATGACGACATCGAAGAAGATATAGTTTGGCATTAATGTAATATAAAATTTGTTTCAGTTGTATGTTATGTAGATGGATTATCTATTTTTTAGTAAATGGTGATAGTGAATTACTTTAAAGTTGTATGTTATGTAGATGGATTATCTAGTTTTTAGTAAATGGTAATAGTGAATTACTTTAATATCAGGATGCTACATTAGCACCATATATATAATTGTGAAACATTATCATAATTCATTATTTCATTAAGGGTATAAATAGGCTCATACCATCCAGGACGCAGTCACACATGTAATTTTGTAACATGGATTTAGCTAACCCAAAAATAAACGGATGAGATGTGTTTTAAAGTGACCCCTAGTTATACTTTTCGAGGTAGCTCACTGATACAAGTACTTATTATGTCCAAAGTTCATGGAGTTATCTCTCCTGTACGCATCAGTGGTGTTATCTGTTGGATCAAGAACATATCCTGAATTAGATGACTCATTAGATGACTGACTCCATTGATCATGAATGACCATCAAATTCCCTGTAAAATAAGATTAGAGTTAAACATATTAAATTGGATAAACAGTATTCACATCGCTTGCTTACTTCTTTTTGTG
Encoded here:
- the LOC141666177 gene encoding uncharacterized protein LOC141666177 — encoded protein: MANGMSQWQMPKFTKDNYENWCIRMKAIFGANDVWEIVEKGLEVPENEANLNQVQKDQLQAQRKKDQKAIMIIHQCLDDSMLQKVASATTSKKVWDTLKSSFSGDAKVKRVRLHTLRGEFEALRMKESESILDYFSRVLTVVNQMKSNGEEVSDVRVIEKVLRSLDSKFNYKVVAIEEAKDIDEMTIDELMGSLQAHEEKLLKKEPIEQALQSKLSFKDNNGRYMRSQRGLGQGHGRGFLYGQGRGHGQ